The Xenopus laevis strain J_2021 chromosome 7S, Xenopus_laevis_v10.1, whole genome shotgun sequence genome includes a window with the following:
- the LOC108697615 gene encoding nicotinamide N-methyltransferase: MESDSETHSTCNNNFDARKYLEVYYGVDPKTQQVDVESKFVLGFLHDVFASGRVAGDSLIEIGAGPVLYHIVSASERFNTIYLTDYCEESLHEIDKCLQGENDAFDWTPYLKYVCNLEGNRSTPKDKMETMKKNIKLMKCDVTMANPLQPNTVPQADCVIVAGCLICACKTPNDFQNALNNISSLVKPGGYLIIVDYLGASYYLIGQTKLNLLSLDETIVKQNVKAAGFCIEEFEVGNNFGIPHEIFNCKEVFCLLARK, translated from the exons ATGGAAAGTGACTCGGAAACCCATTCAACGTGCAACAATAATTTCGATGCCAGAAAATATCTGGAGGTTTATTATGGAGTCGATCCAAAAACTCAGCAAGTGGATGTAGAGTCAAAATTTGTTCTTGGGTTCCTGCATGACGTATTTGCTTCAG GTCGTGTAGCAGGAGACAGTTTGATAGAAATTGGTGCTGGACCTGTGTTATATCATATTGTATCTGCTTCAGAACGATTTAACACCATCTACCTGACTGATTATTGTGAAGAAAGTTTACATGAAATAGATAAATGTCTACAAGGGGAAAATGATGCTTTTGATTGGACACCATACTTGAAATATGTATGTAACCTGGAGGGCAACAG GTCTACTCCCAAGGATAAAATGGAAACAATGAAAAAGAATATTAAACTAATGAAGTGTGACGTAACGATGGCTAATCCGCTACAACCAAATACAGTGCCCCAAGCAGACTGTGTCATAGTTGCAGGATGTCTCATATGTGCTTGTAAAACCCCCAATGATTTCCAAAATGCTTTAAATAACATTTCATCCTTAGTAAAACCAGGGGGGTATCTGATCATTGTTGACTACCTGGGTGCCTCCTATTATCTGATTGGTCAAACAAAGCTGAATCTTCTCTCACTTGACGAGACTATTGTCAAGCAAAATGTAAAGGCCGCTGGATTTTGTATAGAGGAGTTTGAGGTTGGGAACAACTTTGGCATTCCACATGAGATTTTTAATTGTAAGGAGGTGTTCTGTCTCCTTGCTAGGAAGTGA